In Desulfovibrio sp., a single genomic region encodes these proteins:
- a CDS encoding GlcG/HbpS family heme-binding protein — translation MLVITARGRDFSRRASKAKEVAVPMNIAVVDAGGNLKIFARQDGAFLGSIDIAQKKAKTARYFNMSTAELGASAQPGKELFGIEVTNNGLAIFGGGELLVRGGVVVGAIGVSGGSVVDDTTVAKAGAAALQQSSKKSSF, via the coding sequence TTGCTAGTTATAACCGCCCGTGGGCGCGATTTTTCGCGCCGCGCATCAAAAGCAAAGGAAGTTGCCGTTCCGATGAACATTGCCGTGGTGGACGCGGGGGGAAACCTTAAAATTTTCGCCCGCCAGGACGGAGCCTTTCTTGGCAGCATAGATATCGCCCAAAAGAAGGCCAAGACGGCCCGTTATTTCAACATGTCCACGGCCGAACTGGGCGCTTCCGCGCAGCCCGGCAAGGAGCTTTTTGGCATCGAGGTGACCAATAACGGACTCGCCATCTTCGGCGGCGGGGAACTGCTGGTGCGCGGCGGAGTTGTCGTTGGGGCCATCGGCGTCAGCGGCGGCAGTGTTGTGGACGACACCACAGTGGCCAAGGCGGGAGCGGCGGCCCTGCAGCAATCGTCCAAAAAATCTTCATTTTAG
- a CDS encoding tyrosine-type recombinase/integrase, translating to MASIVTFAAVAHEWWKRYMVQGSVHYAEESWRRLEREVMPWIGDKPIAKISSPAILAILRRIEQRGTLVVARKVKSHISQIMRYGIACGFVNRDPSRDLGWALTPHKCKPRAAIVEPRQIGQLMASIEHYRTPQRRCSLKLAALLFVRPGELSSAAWNEIEWDTAAWRIPAEKMKMKRPHNVPLSRQALDVLRELHPVTGQTPWLFPSRWDKTRHETGHVINLALRRMGYGPDIMTAHGFRAMAATTLSEMGWASEVIERQLAHVDKNQVRAAYQRSELLAERRKMLQAWADYLDMRCAWAILGK from the coding sequence ATGGCATCTATAGTTACATTTGCTGCCGTTGCACACGAGTGGTGGAAGCGGTACATGGTTCAGGGGTCGGTTCATTATGCCGAGGAGTCTTGGAGACGCCTGGAGCGCGAGGTCATGCCGTGGATCGGTGATAAGCCCATAGCAAAAATTTCCTCCCCAGCCATCCTCGCTATTTTGCGGCGTATTGAACAGCGGGGCACCCTTGTTGTGGCCCGTAAGGTCAAGTCTCATATATCACAGATCATGCGATACGGCATCGCCTGTGGCTTTGTGAACCGTGACCCATCGCGTGATCTGGGGTGGGCCTTGACTCCTCATAAGTGCAAGCCTAGAGCGGCCATTGTCGAGCCGCGTCAAATTGGTCAACTCATGGCCAGTATAGAACATTACCGCACCCCACAGCGCCGCTGTTCTCTAAAATTGGCGGCTTTGTTGTTCGTCCGGCCCGGCGAACTGTCTTCTGCTGCATGGAACGAAATCGAATGGGATACGGCGGCATGGCGCATTCCGGCAGAAAAGATGAAAATGAAGCGCCCACACAACGTGCCTCTTTCACGTCAGGCATTGGACGTTCTACGGGAGTTGCACCCAGTGACAGGGCAAACTCCGTGGCTGTTCCCATCGCGGTGGGATAAAACTCGGCATGAAACTGGGCATGTCATCAACTTGGCGTTACGCCGGATGGGGTATGGCCCGGACATCATGACAGCCCACGGTTTCCGCGCGATGGCGGCGACAACGCTGTCTGAAATGGGTTGGGCTAGTGAGGTGATAGAGCGGCAGCTTGCCCATGTTGATAAAAACCAAGTGCGCGCTGCATACCAGCGATCAGAGTTATTGGCAGAACGGCGTAAAATGCTTCAGGCTTGGGCTGACTACTTGGACATGCGTTGTGCATGGGCAATCCTGGGTAAGTAG
- a CDS encoding phage tail protein, translated as MAKAYQYTADGYFAGEVEDYGLLPHNATYTAPPKQPWNRVWPQWIDNVWAMVDDHRERQPPLFDIALGQAATEYWLPEDTHAVSARHMTKPGPLPDGALTERPAKTASELLVEAKAAKTADIAASYDAAVAASLTMPTASPTAQDITIGAAAFASEDAEGFAFIMKTHAARRDTLLAAVDAATTSEAVQAITVSYAV; from the coding sequence ATGGCTAAAGCCTACCAATATACTGCTGACGGCTACTTCGCCGGAGAGGTCGAAGATTATGGCCTGTTGCCCCACAACGCCACATACACAGCACCGCCGAAACAGCCGTGGAATCGCGTTTGGCCTCAGTGGATAGACAATGTATGGGCGATGGTGGACGATCACCGCGAGCGCCAGCCGCCGCTGTTTGACATTGCGCTGGGTCAGGCCGCGACCGAATACTGGCTGCCGGAAGACACTCACGCCGTATCCGCGCGCCACATGACCAAGCCCGGCCCTCTGCCGGATGGTGCACTGACCGAGCGGCCTGCAAAAACCGCTTCAGAGCTGCTGGTCGAGGCCAAGGCAGCCAAGACGGCGGATATTGCGGCAAGTTATGACGCAGCTGTAGCAGCATCTCTGACCATGCCCACGGCTAGCCCGACAGCGCAGGATATTACCATTGGTGCGGCGGCCTTTGCCTCCGAGGATGCCGAGGGATTCGCATTTATCATGAAGACTCATGCTGCCCGCCGAGACACCCTATTGGCAGCCGTAGATGCGGCTACCACATCGGAAGCCGTGCAGGCTATTACCGTCAGCTACGCCGTGTAG
- a CDS encoding DUF2612 domain-containing protein produces the protein MKNWRETILSQFDNSPRLLALLTAYNAQVDPSVDIAALYEQVFDPRTATGWGLDVWGRIVGIGRVIQLDASGAVFGFDRSALRPFGQGTFYRRAVNSNFRLADEAYRLLIFFKAAVNITDGSLRDLNRLLAWFFESRGPAMVLHVGTMKLRFYFDFTLKPFERALLSRDDVAPKPAGVGWEIYDVPRAKTFGFARSGLKPFGHGTFARRRPYGNTANS, from the coding sequence GTGAAAAACTGGCGCGAAACCATCCTCTCGCAATTTGATAACAGCCCGCGCCTGCTGGCCCTGCTGACAGCGTACAACGCCCAGGTAGATCCATCCGTGGATATCGCCGCACTGTACGAGCAGGTGTTTGACCCCCGCACGGCCACGGGCTGGGGACTGGATGTGTGGGGGCGCATTGTCGGCATTGGCCGCGTCATTCAGCTTGACGCCTCGGGTGCTGTCTTCGGGTTTGACCGTAGCGCGCTGCGCCCCTTTGGTCAGGGCACGTTTTACCGCCGAGCCGTCAATTCCAATTTCCGTCTGGCCGATGAAGCGTATCGGCTGCTCATATTTTTCAAGGCCGCAGTAAATATTACTGACGGCTCATTGCGCGACCTGAACCGCCTTCTGGCGTGGTTTTTTGAGTCGCGCGGCCCGGCGATGGTGTTGCATGTCGGCACCATGAAACTGCGTTTCTATTTTGACTTCACACTCAAGCCTTTTGAGCGCGCCTTGCTTTCTCGAGACGATGTGGCCCCAAAGCCCGCAGGCGTTGGATGGGAAATCTACGATGTGCCCAGGGCAAAAACCTTTGGTTTCGCTCGCAGTGGCTTAAAGCCTTTCGGGCATGGAACCTTTGCCAGAAGGAGGCCTTATGGCAATACCGCAAATTCCTGA